One Fibrobacter sp. UWR4 DNA segment encodes these proteins:
- a CDS encoding chorismate mutase, translated as MKIDDWRIRIDELNEELIALLNKRASFATEIGKIKKELGLPVLDQAREDAVLEKVGSMTKGPLSSDSIKEIFRTIMAETRKVED; from the coding sequence ATGAAAATTGATGATTGGCGTATCCGTATTGATGAATTGAACGAGGAACTGATTGCTCTTCTGAATAAGAGGGCGTCATTCGCTACTGAAATTGGCAAGATCAAGAAAGAATTGGGATTGCCGGTTTTGGACCAGGCTCGAGAGGACGCTGTCCTCGAAAAAGTGGGCTCCATGACGAAGGGCCCTCTTTCCTCGGATTCCATCAAGGAAATTTTCCGCACCATCATGGCTGAAACCCGCAAGGTGGAGGATTAA